A DNA window from Actinomadura coerulea contains the following coding sequences:
- a CDS encoding Gfo/Idh/MocA family oxidoreductase, which translates to MRIGLAGAGRIGARHAAALRKLPEVEAVVVADADPGRARELAARLGGGTPEVTALDAVEGLFSAGLDGLVVAAATDAHATLVERAVTARIPVFCEKPLASDIDGTFQIVRAAAGAGVPVQVGFQRRFDAGNAAAREALASGRLGWLHTVRSCSFDPAPPPAEYVPTSGGLFRDCLIHDLDLIRFVTGREVVRVMAVGANRGDDFFREAGDVDTGSALLILDDGALGQVSATRYNAAGYDARLELFGSKDSVIAGLDDRTPATALPDGDQPKTPYGGFMERFSDAYDAELRAFADVVAGRRANPCPPEEALEAFYLAEACELSMREGRMVAVEEVRR; encoded by the coding sequence ATGAGGATCGGACTGGCCGGAGCGGGGCGCATCGGTGCGCGCCACGCCGCCGCACTGCGAAAGTTGCCCGAGGTGGAGGCGGTGGTCGTCGCCGACGCCGATCCGGGGCGCGCCCGGGAGCTGGCCGCGCGCCTGGGCGGGGGGACGCCCGAGGTCACCGCGCTGGACGCCGTCGAGGGGCTCTTCTCCGCCGGGCTGGACGGCCTGGTCGTCGCGGCGGCCACGGACGCGCACGCGACGCTGGTGGAGCGCGCCGTGACGGCGCGAATCCCCGTGTTCTGCGAGAAGCCGCTCGCGTCCGACATTGATGGAACGTTCCAAATCGTCCGGGCGGCGGCCGGCGCCGGCGTTCCGGTGCAGGTCGGGTTCCAGCGCCGGTTCGACGCCGGGAACGCGGCGGCGCGCGAGGCCCTCGCGTCGGGGCGGCTCGGCTGGCTGCACACCGTCCGCTCGTGCAGCTTCGACCCGGCGCCGCCGCCCGCCGAGTACGTCCCCACGTCCGGCGGGCTGTTCCGCGACTGCCTCATCCACGACCTGGACCTCATCCGGTTCGTCACCGGCCGCGAGGTCGTCCGGGTGATGGCGGTGGGCGCCAACCGCGGCGACGACTTCTTCCGCGAGGCCGGCGACGTCGACACCGGGTCCGCGCTGCTCATCCTCGACGACGGGGCGCTCGGGCAGGTCTCGGCCACCCGCTACAACGCCGCCGGGTACGACGCGCGCCTGGAGCTGTTCGGGTCCAAGGACAGCGTCATCGCCGGCTTGGACGACCGGACGCCCGCGACCGCGCTACCGGACGGGGACCAGCCCAAGACGCCCTACGGCGGCTTCATGGAGCGCTTCTCCGACGCCTACGACGCCGAACTGAGGGCCTTCGCGGACGTCGTGGCGGGCCGCCGCGCCAACCCGTGCCCGCCGGAGGAGGCGCTGGAGGCGTTCTACCTCGCCGAGGCGTGCGAGCTGTCCATGCGGGAGGGGCGGATGGTCGCCGTCGAGGAGGTGCGGCGGTGA
- a CDS encoding nitroreductase family deazaflavin-dependent oxidoreductase, giving the protein MRIFVTGASGFVGSHAVRALLAAGHRPRALVRDPDRAAKVLRAVGVDPGDVELVRGDMLDEDAVAEALRGCDAAIHTAAAIGVTGGAGDLVEVNVRGTRNVVGGAVAQGLASVVHVSTVAVFVPPSGPVITAGDALASPRTDYGRSKLAAERYVRGLQEDGAPVTIVYPGGVCGPDQPTLDALMEGLAAALGKVWPLPGGGVSVIDVRDLGEALARSVEARQGPSRWVLGGHYLTWPQYADLCDRLTGVRCRRVRVPSRVMLALGSVLDAAKRVRRFDYPLTRDAAEFMVTLVPTDDRPILDALGLTLRPVEETVADGLRWLAESGHLNPRRAGRLAAKEAPMPTLVQRTFGPVFHRVSGAEWFSRVGPKVVPPVDRTLHRLTGGRLMLGQLLVPSLVLTTTGAVSGLPRQTPLACLPDREGGWYVVGSNFGREKHPAWTGNLLKNPDAQVSFQGRTVPVTAHLLDDVQRKEIWPRLTAVWPVYDRYVERAGRQLRVFRLTPR; this is encoded by the coding sequence ATGCGGATCTTCGTCACCGGCGCCTCCGGGTTCGTCGGGTCCCACGCCGTCCGCGCCCTGCTCGCCGCCGGGCACCGGCCCCGCGCGCTCGTCCGCGACCCGGACCGGGCCGCGAAGGTCCTGCGCGCGGTCGGCGTCGACCCCGGGGACGTCGAACTCGTCCGCGGCGACATGCTGGACGAGGACGCGGTCGCCGAGGCGCTCCGCGGCTGCGACGCCGCGATCCACACCGCCGCGGCGATCGGGGTGACCGGGGGCGCCGGCGACCTGGTGGAGGTGAACGTCCGGGGCACCCGCAACGTGGTCGGCGGGGCCGTCGCGCAGGGCCTGGCATCTGTGGTCCACGTGTCGACGGTCGCGGTGTTCGTCCCGCCGTCCGGCCCCGTCATCACCGCGGGGGACGCCCTGGCGAGCCCCCGGACCGACTACGGCAGGTCCAAGCTGGCGGCCGAGCGCTACGTGCGCGGCCTCCAGGAGGACGGCGCGCCGGTCACCATCGTCTACCCCGGCGGCGTGTGCGGCCCGGACCAGCCGACGCTGGACGCGCTGATGGAGGGCCTCGCCGCCGCGCTCGGCAAGGTGTGGCCGCTTCCCGGCGGCGGCGTCTCGGTCATCGACGTCCGCGACCTCGGCGAGGCGTTGGCACGTTCCGTCGAGGCACGGCAGGGCCCCAGCCGCTGGGTGCTCGGCGGCCACTACCTGACCTGGCCGCAGTACGCCGACCTGTGCGACCGCCTCACCGGCGTGAGGTGCCGGCGCGTCCGCGTGCCCAGCCGCGTCATGCTCGCGCTCGGCTCCGTCCTCGACGCGGCCAAGCGCGTCCGCCGCTTCGACTACCCGCTCACCCGCGACGCCGCCGAGTTCATGGTCACGCTGGTGCCGACCGACGACCGCCCCATCCTGGACGCGCTCGGCCTGACGCTGCGCCCCGTCGAGGAGACCGTCGCCGACGGCCTGCGCTGGCTGGCCGAGAGCGGCCATCTGAACCCGCGCCGGGCCGGACGGCTCGCCGCCAAGGAGGCCCCGATGCCGACCCTCGTCCAGCGCACCTTCGGACCGGTCTTCCACCGGGTCTCGGGCGCCGAATGGTTCTCCAGGGTGGGGCCCAAGGTCGTCCCGCCCGTCGACCGGACGCTGCACCGGCTCACCGGCGGACGGCTCATGCTCGGCCAGCTCCTCGTGCCGAGCCTCGTCCTGACGACGACCGGCGCCGTCAGCGGCCTCCCCCGGCAGACGCCGCTCGCGTGCCTGCCCGACCGGGAGGGCGGCTGGTACGTCGTCGGCTCCAACTTCGGCCGGGAGAAGCACCCCGCCTGGACCGGCAACCTCCTAAAGAACCCCGACGCGCAGGTCAGCTTCCAGGGCCGCACCGTCCCGGTGACCGCCCACCTCCTGGACGACGTCCAGCGCAAGGAGATCTGGCCTCGCCTCACCGCCGTCTGGCCCGTCTACGACCGCTACGTGGAACGCGCCGGACGCCAGCTCAGAGTCTTCCGCCTGACCCCCCGCTAA
- a CDS encoding VanZ family protein translates to MNYLVARNPEPCMDRGGRGRPRRVLVEMWQPAAAGERVPWYVVALRVLVVIVALGFLGVFFYFAFRLTLTPVHDNGQAGGNTDPGKSLRFYMDRPTKEAILQIGGNVILLAPLGVLLPLVWTTLRGPVRLALVSGMLSLAIETVQGTFVMGRAFDVDDVILNVLGVVLAYLLLGRRLSMTLRGR, encoded by the coding sequence ATGAACTATCTGGTCGCCCGAAATCCGGAACCGTGCATGGACCGCGGCGGACGGGGCAGACCGCGCCGCGTGTTGGTGGAGATGTGGCAGCCCGCGGCAGCGGGCGAGAGGGTCCCTTGGTACGTCGTCGCCCTGCGCGTGTTGGTCGTCATCGTCGCGTTGGGTTTTCTTGGCGTCTTCTTCTATTTCGCGTTCAGGCTCACGCTGACGCCCGTCCATGACAACGGGCAGGCGGGCGGGAACACCGATCCGGGCAAGTCGCTCCGGTTCTATATGGACCGCCCGACGAAGGAGGCCATCCTCCAGATCGGCGGCAACGTGATACTCCTGGCGCCGCTGGGAGTTCTCCTGCCCCTGGTCTGGACGACCCTCCGAGGCCCCGTGCGGCTGGCGCTGGTGAGCGGCATGCTCTCGCTGGCCATCGAGACGGTCCAGGGCACGTTCGTGATGGGACGGGCCTTCGACGTCGACGACGTCATCCTGAACGTCCTCGGTGTCGTGCTCGCCTATCTGCTCCTCGGCCGGCGGCTCTCCATGACCCTCCGCGGCCGTTAG
- the lon gene encoding endopeptidase La: MSETLTLPVLPLEDGVVLPGMVVPLDLSESGEVRAAVEAARAVAQTKGPGIRSAAKPRVLLVPRLNGQYAGIGTLGVIEQEGRLPGGEPGAVVRGVERVRIGTGTTGPGAALWVEGTAVEAPPATGRAQELAKEYKGLVSAILQKRGAWQVVDVVQRIDDPSTLADNAGYAPYLTDEQKIEVLETVDVVERLTLVIGWTRDHLAELDVAETIRKDVQEGMEKTQREFLLRQQQEAIRKELAELNGDPADEEDDYRARIEAANLPEKVREAALKEVDKLERSSDASPEGGWIRTWLDTVLDIPWNERTEDAYDIAGAREILDADHAGLDDVKERIVEYLAVRKRREERGLGVVGGRRSGAVLALTGPPGVGKTSLGESVARAMGREFVRVALGGVRDEAEIRGHRRTYVGALPGRIVRAVREAGTMNPVVLLDEVDKVGADYRGDPTAALLEVLDPEQNHTFRDHYLEVELDLSDVLFLATANVVEAIPGPLLDRMELVQLDGYTEHEKVTIARDHLLPRQLDKAGLEASEVAFGDDALRLLAAEYTREAGVRSLDRSIARVLRKVAANVALGKAALPVRIGADDLKDYLGRPRFTPEVELGRNERRTGVPGVATGLAVTGAGGDVLYIEASLADRETGDTGVTLTGQLGDVMKESARIALSYLRSRGAELELPVGDLKDRGVHVHVPAGAIPKDGPSAGITMTTALASLLSGRPVRSDVAMTGEVSLTGRVLPIGGLKQKLLAASRLGITTAIVPKRNEPDLEDVPAEVLEKMTVFAVSDVREVLDLALEPATTPVAV, from the coding sequence ATGAGCGAGACCCTGACGCTGCCGGTGCTGCCCCTGGAAGACGGGGTCGTTCTGCCCGGCATGGTGGTGCCCCTGGACCTGTCGGAGAGCGGCGAGGTCCGGGCCGCCGTCGAGGCCGCGCGGGCGGTGGCGCAGACCAAGGGGCCGGGCATCCGGTCGGCGGCCAAGCCGCGGGTGCTGCTGGTGCCCAGGCTGAACGGGCAGTACGCCGGCATCGGCACGCTCGGCGTGATCGAGCAGGAGGGGCGGCTGCCCGGCGGTGAGCCGGGCGCGGTCGTCCGCGGCGTGGAGCGGGTGCGGATCGGCACCGGGACGACCGGGCCGGGGGCGGCGCTGTGGGTCGAGGGGACGGCGGTGGAGGCGCCGCCGGCGACCGGGCGCGCGCAGGAGCTGGCGAAGGAGTACAAGGGGCTGGTCAGCGCGATCCTCCAGAAGCGGGGCGCCTGGCAGGTCGTGGACGTCGTGCAGCGGATCGACGACCCCTCCACGCTGGCCGACAACGCCGGGTACGCGCCGTACCTCACCGACGAGCAGAAGATCGAGGTCCTGGAGACCGTCGACGTCGTCGAGCGGCTCACCCTGGTGATCGGGTGGACGCGGGACCACCTCGCCGAGCTGGACGTCGCGGAGACCATCCGCAAGGACGTCCAGGAGGGCATGGAGAAGACGCAGCGGGAGTTTCTGCTGCGCCAGCAGCAGGAGGCCATCCGCAAGGAGCTGGCCGAGCTGAACGGCGACCCGGCCGACGAGGAGGACGACTACCGGGCCCGGATCGAGGCCGCGAACCTCCCCGAGAAGGTGCGCGAGGCGGCGCTGAAGGAGGTCGACAAGCTGGAGCGGTCGTCCGACGCCTCGCCCGAGGGCGGCTGGATCCGCACCTGGCTGGACACCGTCCTCGACATCCCCTGGAACGAGCGGACCGAGGACGCCTACGACATCGCGGGCGCGCGGGAGATCCTCGACGCCGACCACGCGGGTCTCGACGACGTCAAGGAGCGCATCGTCGAGTACCTGGCCGTGCGCAAGCGGCGCGAGGAGCGCGGCCTGGGGGTCGTGGGCGGACGCAGAAGCGGCGCGGTGCTCGCGCTGACCGGTCCTCCCGGGGTCGGCAAGACGTCGCTGGGAGAGTCGGTCGCGCGGGCCATGGGACGCGAGTTCGTCCGGGTCGCCCTGGGCGGCGTCCGGGACGAGGCCGAGATCCGGGGGCACCGCCGCACGTACGTGGGCGCCCTCCCGGGACGCATCGTCCGGGCCGTCCGGGAGGCGGGGACGATGAACCCCGTCGTCCTGCTGGACGAGGTCGACAAGGTCGGCGCCGACTACCGGGGCGACCCGACCGCGGCGTTGCTGGAGGTCCTCGACCCCGAGCAGAACCACACCTTCCGGGACCACTACCTGGAGGTGGAGCTCGACCTGAGCGACGTGCTGTTCCTGGCGACCGCGAACGTGGTGGAGGCGATCCCCGGGCCGCTGCTCGACCGGATGGAGCTGGTGCAGCTCGACGGCTACACCGAGCACGAGAAGGTCACGATCGCCCGCGACCACCTGCTGCCGCGCCAGCTCGACAAGGCGGGGCTGGAGGCGTCCGAGGTGGCCTTCGGCGACGACGCGCTGCGGCTGCTGGCGGCCGAGTACACCCGGGAGGCCGGCGTCCGGTCCCTGGACCGCTCGATCGCGCGGGTGCTGCGCAAGGTCGCGGCCAACGTCGCGCTCGGGAAGGCGGCGCTGCCCGTCCGGATCGGCGCGGACGACCTGAAGGACTACCTCGGCCGGCCGCGGTTCACCCCGGAGGTCGAGCTGGGCAGGAACGAGCGCCGGACCGGTGTGCCGGGCGTGGCCACGGGCCTCGCCGTCACCGGCGCGGGCGGCGACGTGCTCTACATCGAGGCGTCGCTGGCCGACCGGGAGACCGGTGACACCGGCGTGACGCTCACCGGCCAGCTCGGGGACGTCATGAAGGAGTCGGCCCGGATCGCGCTCAGCTACCTGCGCTCGCGGGGCGCGGAGCTGGAGCTGCCGGTCGGCGACCTGAAGGACCGCGGCGTGCACGTCCACGTGCCCGCCGGCGCGATCCCGAAGGACGGCCCGAGCGCGGGCATCACGATGACGACGGCGCTGGCGTCGCTGCTGTCGGGCCGCCCGGTGCGCTCGGACGTGGCGATGACCGGTGAGGTGTCGCTGACCGGGCGGGTGCTGCCGATCGGCGGGCTGAAGCAGAAGCTGCTGGCCGCGTCGAGGCTCGGCATCACCACCGCGATCGTGCCGAAGCGCAACGAGCCGGACCTGGAGGACGTCCCGGCGGAGGTGCTCGAGAAGATGACGGTGTTCGCCGTCAGCGACGTCCGCGAGGTGCTGGACCTGGCCCTGGAGCCCGCCACCACCCCGGTCGCCGTCTGA
- a CDS encoding phosphotransferase: MAKTNKNFRPDPVGAEIEIPANVNEAVTACWPELAPAWLKKAPDELAGICERYEGRPVRTFNARYGFVVEIATAHERLVVRSTPDPRGMDQAQVAQALFNMGVGPRIHDVVQTPVSVWTVASRIFPGDSLKGETVPVERLAPIFRKMLDRKTENDRLPTLVDWLRSRLNDERSNDLPSGRTWASQVERRRAAAILEDLGTEDSNMVCHGDASSSNILVGDGEELFLVDPRGVSGDVCYDVAVAAWKTPTDEQASVRAANLARLVGVDTERVQAWLVIAKAARV; this comes from the coding sequence GTGGCTAAAACAAACAAGAATTTTCGCCCGGATCCGGTAGGCGCCGAGATAGAGATTCCAGCCAATGTGAACGAAGCCGTGACGGCTTGTTGGCCCGAACTGGCTCCCGCTTGGCTGAAGAAGGCTCCGGACGAACTAGCGGGAATATGCGAGCGATACGAAGGACGTCCCGTTCGGACCTTCAACGCTCGCTACGGGTTCGTGGTCGAGATCGCAACAGCTCATGAACGGCTGGTCGTCAGGTCCACTCCCGATCCACGGGGAATGGACCAGGCCCAAGTAGCGCAAGCACTGTTCAACATGGGCGTGGGTCCGCGGATCCACGATGTCGTTCAGACACCGGTCAGCGTGTGGACCGTAGCAAGCCGCATCTTCCCGGGTGACTCCCTGAAGGGCGAGACAGTCCCGGTTGAACGCCTGGCTCCGATCTTTCGGAAGATGCTTGACCGGAAGACGGAGAATGACAGGCTTCCAACTCTCGTCGACTGGTTGCGCTCCAGACTGAATGACGAGAGGTCGAACGACCTCCCGTCAGGACGTACCTGGGCCTCACAGGTCGAGCGACGACGAGCGGCCGCCATCCTCGAGGACTTGGGAACCGAGGACTCGAACATGGTCTGTCATGGCGACGCATCCTCGAGCAACATTCTCGTCGGTGACGGCGAGGAACTGTTCCTGGTCGATCCTCGCGGGGTCAGCGGCGACGTCTGCTATGACGTGGCTGTAGCCGCGTGGAAGACCCCCACTGATGAACAGGCGTCGGTTCGGGCCGCGAATCTGGCACGCCTGGTCGGAGTCGACACGGAACGTGTCCAGGCATGGCTGGTCATCGCGAAGGCAGCCCGCGTCTAG
- a CDS encoding MFS transporter, which yields MSSPLSAADASIDRRLLFLLSLTCGVAVGNIYFPQAVSPLVASGMGVAPDSAALVVTAAQSGYAAGNFLLVPLGDRFPHRPLIVAMLAVTGAAMLGAAVAPGPAWLIGASAVAGVTTVVAQVIAPMAAGLVAAERRGAVMGTLLAGSIGGILLARTFGGLAGERLGWRAPYLIAAVATLAIAAALAFALPATVPPSRQSYPALLAAPLRLLREEPDLRRSCLYQATLFGGFQAVWTALALYLTGPEYGFGVQAVGVLALVGAGTMAATPAAGRRVDRRGPEPVSLVAITGTIAAAGVLALGALGGAPGLAALAAGTLLLEVAMQSGMIANQARIFALRPDARSRVNTAYMTCAFLGGSTGSWLGAGACTRFGWTAVCALVALLACAALARHLAHRPARAEPRGNGEAKAPSRS from the coding sequence GTGTCCTCCCCTCTGTCCGCGGCGGACGCCTCGATCGACCGCCGCCTCCTCTTCCTCCTGTCCCTGACCTGCGGCGTCGCCGTGGGGAACATCTATTTCCCGCAGGCGGTGAGCCCGCTCGTCGCGTCCGGCATGGGCGTGGCGCCGGACTCGGCGGCGCTCGTGGTGACGGCGGCGCAGTCCGGGTACGCGGCCGGGAACTTCCTGCTGGTGCCGCTCGGCGACCGGTTCCCGCACCGCCCGCTGATCGTGGCGATGCTCGCCGTCACCGGGGCGGCGATGCTCGGCGCGGCGGTCGCGCCCGGGCCGGCGTGGCTGATCGGCGCGAGCGCCGTGGCCGGGGTCACGACCGTGGTCGCGCAGGTCATCGCGCCGATGGCGGCCGGCCTGGTGGCCGCCGAGCGGCGCGGCGCGGTCATGGGGACGCTGCTGGCCGGGTCGATCGGCGGCATCCTGCTGGCCCGCACCTTCGGCGGGCTCGCCGGGGAACGGCTCGGCTGGCGGGCCCCGTACCTGATCGCCGCCGTGGCCACCCTGGCGATCGCGGCGGCGCTGGCGTTCGCGCTGCCCGCGACCGTCCCGCCGTCGCGGCAGTCCTACCCGGCGCTGCTGGCGGCGCCGCTGCGGCTGCTGCGCGAGGAGCCGGATCTGCGGCGGTCGTGCCTCTACCAGGCGACGCTCTTCGGCGGGTTCCAGGCCGTCTGGACGGCCCTCGCGCTGTACCTGACCGGCCCCGAGTACGGGTTCGGCGTGCAGGCGGTCGGCGTCCTCGCGCTGGTCGGCGCGGGCACCATGGCCGCGACGCCCGCCGCGGGACGCCGGGTCGACCGGCGGGGCCCGGAGCCGGTCAGCCTCGTCGCGATCACCGGGACGATCGCGGCGGCCGGGGTGCTGGCGCTGGGCGCCCTCGGCGGCGCGCCGGGGCTCGCGGCGCTCGCCGCCGGGACGCTGCTGCTGGAGGTCGCGATGCAGTCCGGCATGATCGCGAACCAGGCGCGGATCTTCGCGCTGCGCCCGGACGCCCGCAGCCGCGTCAACACGGCCTACATGACCTGCGCGTTCCTCGGGGGCAGCACCGGCTCGTGGCTCGGCGCGGGCGCCTGCACGCGGTTCGGCTGGACGGCCGTCTGCGCGCTCGTGGCCCTGCTGGCCTGCGCCGCGCTCGCCCGGCACCTGGCGCACCGCCCCGCCCGCGCGGAGCCGCGGGGCAACGGGGAGGCAAAGGCCCCTTCGCGATCATGA
- a CDS encoding bifunctional helix-turn-helix transcriptional regulator/GNAT family N-acetyltransferase yields MEATLEDVGTVRAFNRFYTGVIGVLGEGLVRSPYSLTEARVIFELAQREDSEVLALRRALDLDAGYLSRMLARFETDGLVARERAPGDARRQIVRLTARGREVFAMLDERSVAEIRELLDGLAPGDRRRLLAAMRTVQDVLGERPREAGFALRPLRPGDLGWVVERNGALYDAECGWDRTYEALVASVVADYVRGHDPERENAWIAESDGERLGAVFCVRREDDVAQLRLLHVEPRARGTGVGAALVAACVDFAAEAGYAEIMLWTTALQRPAHRLYERAGFVLAEREAPVERFGDVVDGQVWRRKL; encoded by the coding sequence ATGGAGGCGACCCTGGAGGACGTCGGCACGGTCCGCGCGTTCAACCGCTTCTACACCGGCGTCATCGGGGTGCTCGGCGAGGGGCTCGTCCGCTCCCCGTACTCGCTGACCGAGGCGAGAGTGATCTTCGAGCTGGCGCAGCGGGAGGACAGCGAGGTGCTGGCCCTGCGCCGCGCCCTCGACCTCGACGCCGGCTACCTCAGCCGGATGCTGGCCCGGTTCGAGACCGACGGCCTCGTCGCGCGGGAGCGCGCGCCGGGGGACGCCCGGCGCCAGATCGTCCGGCTCACCGCGCGGGGCCGCGAGGTGTTCGCCATGCTGGACGAGCGGTCCGTCGCCGAGATCCGCGAGCTGCTGGACGGCCTCGCCCCGGGCGACCGCCGCCGCCTGCTGGCGGCGATGCGCACCGTCCAGGACGTCCTCGGGGAGCGTCCCCGCGAAGCCGGCTTCGCCCTGCGCCCGCTGCGCCCCGGCGACCTCGGCTGGGTGGTGGAGCGCAACGGCGCCCTCTACGACGCGGAGTGCGGCTGGGACCGCACCTACGAGGCCCTGGTCGCCTCCGTCGTCGCCGACTACGTGCGCGGGCACGACCCGGAGCGGGAGAACGCCTGGATCGCCGAATCGGACGGGGAGCGGCTGGGCGCGGTGTTCTGCGTCCGCCGGGAGGACGACGTCGCGCAGCTACGGCTGCTGCACGTCGAGCCGCGGGCCCGCGGGACGGGCGTCGGGGCGGCGCTGGTCGCCGCGTGCGTCGACTTCGCCGCCGAGGCGGGCTACGCCGAGATCATGCTGTGGACGACGGCGCTGCAGCGTCCCGCGCACCGCCTCTACGAGCGGGCCGGGTTCGTCCTGGCGGAGCGGGAGGCCCCGGTGGAGCGCTTCGGGGACGTCGTGGACGGGCAGGTCTGGCGCAGGAAGCTGTGA
- a CDS encoding DUF3817 domain-containing protein codes for MTRYRILALVVGTLLVLLVIGMILKYGPTDMPALAGIVAPVHGFLYMVYLVVAYDLWRRTGWPLSRMVMIVLGGVVPLMTFFVERRVVRDARELPPAKAEASV; via the coding sequence GTGACCAGGTACCGGATCCTGGCGCTGGTGGTCGGCACGCTGCTGGTGCTGCTGGTGATCGGCATGATCCTCAAGTACGGGCCCACCGACATGCCGGCGCTCGCGGGCATCGTGGCGCCCGTCCACGGCTTCCTCTACATGGTCTACCTGGTGGTCGCCTACGACCTGTGGCGGCGCACCGGCTGGCCGCTGAGCCGGATGGTCATGATCGTCCTCGGCGGCGTGGTGCCGCTGATGACCTTCTTCGTCGAGCGCCGGGTGGTCCGCGACGCGCGGGAGCTGCCGCCCGCGAAGGCCGAGGCGAGCGTCTGA
- a CDS encoding SWIM zinc finger family protein has product MASSTVAAGAAQSYRYTRPSGLDEGLLGLSTSGGTTSSGPQAHPHFFSGALTRPAAAAAGLLALADVAQTRYFQPRPTSFRDPVVTCNGDRIRMESFSACGGVYARLDVLEPALDGEVHERGTTNVDVNGPLREALARVGGSDPLHLAVGAGEMAVTTMDGAVVEKKVPLPDRWLRGFAEVQVITAGFDPRGELGGPDAVRFLRSLPRGGRGPLWVVPAGRTLRVAARPSPGAVCLAGPDRLRTMLPLLRFAKALRVYGPPVAGGSGPVSSVWELELPGMRYVLTLSPQHSRGFSGEGAVLDAVSTDEAAGDADLLGALLSFEPRVEPGLLAERSGLPLARTKTALVQLGTSGRVGFDTAEAAFFHRELPYDPARVADLNPRLRSARALVAEGAVRFTAEDAAVVVSGGGERHVRFDGDRAACTCPWWYDHRGERGPCKHVLAARIVRRGASVEAAR; this is encoded by the coding sequence ATGGCGAGCAGCACGGTGGCGGCAGGGGCCGCGCAGTCGTACCGGTACACGAGGCCGTCCGGGCTGGACGAGGGGCTCCTGGGGCTGTCCACGTCCGGCGGGACGACGAGCAGCGGGCCGCAGGCGCACCCGCACTTCTTCAGCGGCGCGCTCACGCGGCCGGCGGCCGCGGCGGCCGGCCTGCTCGCGCTGGCCGACGTCGCGCAGACCCGGTACTTCCAGCCGCGGCCCACCTCGTTCCGGGATCCGGTCGTCACGTGCAACGGCGACCGGATCCGGATGGAGTCGTTCTCCGCCTGCGGGGGCGTCTACGCGCGGCTGGACGTGCTGGAACCGGCGCTGGACGGCGAGGTGCACGAGCGCGGCACGACGAACGTGGACGTGAACGGGCCGCTGCGCGAGGCGCTCGCCCGCGTGGGCGGGTCCGATCCGCTGCACCTGGCGGTCGGCGCCGGGGAGATGGCCGTCACCACGATGGACGGGGCGGTGGTGGAGAAGAAGGTCCCGCTTCCCGACCGCTGGCTCCGCGGCTTCGCCGAGGTCCAGGTCATCACGGCCGGGTTCGACCCGCGCGGGGAGCTGGGCGGGCCCGACGCGGTGCGGTTCCTGCGGTCCCTGCCGCGCGGGGGGCGCGGACCGCTGTGGGTCGTCCCCGCGGGCCGGACGCTGCGGGTCGCGGCGCGCCCGTCCCCCGGGGCGGTGTGCCTGGCGGGGCCCGACCGGCTGCGGACGATGCTGCCGCTGCTCCGCTTCGCGAAGGCGCTGCGCGTCTACGGGCCGCCCGTCGCCGGCGGGAGCGGGCCGGTGTCGAGCGTCTGGGAGCTGGAGCTGCCCGGCATGCGGTACGTCCTGACGCTGTCGCCGCAGCACTCGCGCGGCTTCTCCGGGGAGGGCGCCGTGCTGGACGCCGTCTCGACCGACGAGGCGGCGGGGGACGCCGACCTGCTCGGCGCGCTGCTGTCCTTCGAGCCGCGGGTGGAGCCGGGCCTTCTGGCCGAGCGGTCGGGGCTCCCGCTCGCGCGGACGAAGACGGCGCTGGTGCAGCTGGGGACGTCCGGCCGCGTCGGCTTCGACACCGCCGAGGCCGCGTTCTTCCACCGGGAACTGCCCTACGACCCGGCGCGGGTGGCCGACCTCAACCCGCGGCTGCGTTCGGCGCGCGCGCTGGTCGCGGAGGGCGCCGTGCGGTTCACCGCCGAGGACGCGGCGGTCGTCGTGAGCGGCGGCGGCGAGCGCCACGTCCGCTTCGACGGCGACCGGGCCGCCTGTACGTGCCCGTGGTGGTACGACCATCGGGGCGAGCGCGGTCCCTGCAAGCACGTCCTCGCCGCCAGGATCGTCCGCCGCGGGGCGAGCGTGGAGGCGGCCCGATGA